A region from the Melioribacteraceae bacterium 4301-Me genome encodes:
- a CDS encoding PIN domain-containing protein, translating to MRSVRQYLIETDVLIDHLTYNGNSFSYLEIAMMKGVCFTTVLNSSELYFFAKEDFEKEAVDSLMKSLKILGINSRYSLNVSEFFNKVATVRDALFCSVAKNNKLPILTGQTSRYKKTGLKIISLEQLRG from the coding sequence ATGAGGAGCGTTCGTCAATATCTTATAGAAACAGATGTTTTAATTGACCATTTAACTTACAATGGGAATTCATTTTCTTATCTTGAAATTGCTATGATGAAAGGTGTATGTTTTACTACTGTATTGAATTCTTCCGAATTATATTTTTTTGCAAAGGAAGATTTTGAAAAGGAAGCTGTAGATTCTCTTATGAAGTCGTTAAAAATTTTAGGAATAAATTCACGATACAGTTTGAACGTTTCAGAATTTTTTAATAAAGTTGCGACAGTACGAGATGCATTATTTTGTAGTGTTGCAAAAAATAATAAGTTGCCAATTCTAACAGGTCAAACTTCGAGATACAAAAAGACTGGATTAAAAATTATTTCATTAGAACAATTACGAGGTTAA
- a CDS encoding EutN/CcmL family microcompartment protein: MILGKVIGTVWSTRKDENLVGAKFLIVRHLNLDLTPKEATVVAVDSVGAGVGEVVLVAQGSSARQTTFTKNKPVDAVIMAIVDKLDIAIKEKIEETADA, from the coding sequence TTGATATTAGGAAAAGTTATTGGAACTGTTTGGTCGACCCGCAAAGATGAAAATTTAGTTGGTGCCAAGTTTCTCATTGTGCGCCACCTTAATTTAGACCTTACACCAAAAGAAGCGACAGTAGTAGCCGTAGATTCTGTTGGAGCTGGTGTAGGTGAGGTTGTGCTTGTTGCTCAGGGTTCTTCAGCAAGACAAACAACATTTACAAAAAACAAGCCTGTAGATGCTGTTATTATGGCTATTGTAGATAAGCTTGATATAGCCATCAAAGAAAAAATAGAAGAAACTGCGGATGCATAA
- a CDS encoding EutN/CcmL family microcompartment protein, producing MYLGKIIGTIWATRKYSTVTGYKMQLVQPINSENEKIGEPIIALDTIGAGPGEVIYYVTASEAVIPLDVDMAPVDASIVGIVDSININK from the coding sequence ATGTATCTTGGTAAAATTATTGGTACAATTTGGGCGACAAGAAAGTATAGCACTGTAACTGGTTATAAAATGCAATTAGTACAACCTATCAATTCAGAAAATGAAAAAATTGGTGAGCCAATTATTGCACTCGATACTATTGGTGCAGGGCCAGGCGAAGTAATTTATTATGTAACAGCAAGTGAGGCGGTAATTCCACTCGATGTAGATATGGCACCCGTTGATGCTTCTATAGTTGGTATCGTAGATTCTATTAATATTAACAAATAA
- a CDS encoding RNA polymerase sigma factor RpoD/SigA has translation MKITKQYTNRESQSLDKYLQEIGKVDLLTPEEEIELAIRIKKNDQKALEKLVKANLRFVVSVAKQYQNQGLSLGDLINEGNLGLIKAAKRFDETRGFKFISYAVWWIRQSILQALAEQSRIVRLPLNRVGALNKIGKAYSNLEQEFEREPSAHELASELDMDISEVSDALRISGRHISMDAPFVQGEENRLLDVLENEEQPSPDYLLMSDSLRREIERALSTLTEREAEVVKLYFGLNKEHSLTLEEIGEKFNLTRERVRQIKEKAIRRLRHASRSKNLRAYLG, from the coding sequence GTGAAAATTACTAAACAATATACCAACAGAGAAAGTCAATCGTTAGATAAGTATTTACAGGAAATAGGCAAGGTCGATCTTCTTACTCCCGAAGAAGAAATTGAACTTGCTATTAGAATAAAAAAGAACGACCAAAAGGCACTTGAAAAATTAGTTAAAGCAAACTTGAGATTTGTTGTTAGCGTTGCTAAACAATATCAAAATCAAGGATTATCTCTTGGTGATTTGATTAATGAAGGTAATTTAGGATTAATCAAAGCTGCAAAAAGGTTTGATGAAACAAGAGGATTTAAGTTTATCTCCTATGCTGTGTGGTGGATTAGGCAATCAATTTTACAAGCTTTAGCTGAACAATCAAGAATAGTTAGACTTCCATTAAACAGAGTGGGTGCACTTAATAAAATTGGCAAAGCCTACAGCAATTTAGAGCAAGAGTTCGAAAGAGAACCCAGCGCTCATGAGCTGGCTTCAGAACTTGATATGGATATTTCTGAAGTTTCAGATGCTCTTAGAATTTCTGGTAGGCATATCTCTATGGATGCGCCTTTCGTTCAAGGAGAAGAAAATCGCTTGCTTGATGTTCTTGAAAATGAAGAGCAGCCCTCACCTGATTATTTATTAATGTCGGATTCCCTCAGAAGAGAAATTGAACGCGCTTTATCTACTTTAACTGAAAGAGAAGCTGAAGTAGTTAAACTTTATTTTGGCCTAAACAAAGAACACTCCCTAACACTCGAAGAAATAGGGGAAAAGTTTAATTTGACAAGAGAAAGAGTACGTCAAATTAAAGAGAAAGCAATTCGCAGATTACGACACGCATCAAGAAGTAAAAATTTAAGAGCTTATTTAGGTTGA
- a CDS encoding C40 family peptidase: MKNTKSFILILWPVFIFLVLSCSSSSYSERYSKSNESEEKSNSNSVKFTSEKNGAVKDTANDFITTSSLNNGPEISVYDNQTSDSTEFDVPPPQNSDSPFETKKFIENYEKLKSFNVALTPREKILFEIIKFIDTPYKYGGNSDNGIDCSAFTREIFESSVSIELPRTASEQFKVGKKVNNKNDLQFGDLIFFNTTRKSYPGHVGIYLGDDKFVHASRSLGVTISTLDEPYYKQRYVGARRIENIPLN; this comes from the coding sequence GTGAAAAACACTAAGTCATTTATTTTAATTTTGTGGCCAGTGTTCATTTTTCTTGTTTTATCGTGTTCTTCCTCTTCTTATTCAGAAAGATATTCTAAATCTAACGAAAGCGAGGAGAAGTCAAACTCCAATTCTGTTAAATTTACTTCGGAAAAAAATGGAGCTGTAAAAGATACTGCAAACGACTTTATTACTACTTCCTCATTAAATAACGGACCAGAAATATCAGTTTATGATAACCAAACAAGCGATAGCACTGAGTTTGATGTGCCCCCACCTCAAAATTCTGACAGCCCATTCGAAACAAAAAAATTTATTGAAAATTATGAAAAGCTTAAAAGCTTTAACGTAGCCCTCACTCCTCGCGAAAAAATCTTATTCGAAATAATTAAATTTATTGATACACCATATAAGTATGGTGGTAATTCTGATAATGGCATCGACTGCTCAGCCTTTACGAGAGAAATTTTTGAATCTTCTGTATCAATTGAGCTCCCACGAACTGCAAGTGAACAATTTAAAGTGGGCAAAAAAGTGAATAACAAAAATGATTTGCAATTTGGTGATTTAATTTTTTTTAATACAACACGAAAAAGCTATCCAGGGCATGTCGGCATTTACTTGGGCGATGATAAATTTGTTCACGCAAGCCGTTCTTTGGGCGTAACTATTTCAACTTTGGATGAACCATACTATAAACAACGTTATGTAGGTGCAAGAAGAATTGAGAATATCCCTTTGAATTAG
- the fumC gene encoding class II fumarate hydratase produces MEFRIETDSMGEVKVPVDKYYGAQTARSLMNFKIGGERFPFELIRALAIVKKAAALTNQELGTLSSEKAELIVKAADEVIEGKLNDHFPLVVWQTGSGTQTNMNVNEVISNRAIEMAGGQMGSKKPIHPNDDVNKSQSTNDAFPTAIHIAAVEEIFRRLIPMVTKLRDALAVKADEFKDIIKIGRTHLMDATPLTLGNEFSGYAQQLTNGLERIKDSLKRLLEIPLGGTAVGTGLNTVGDYAERVAKKISELTGKEFKTAPNKFEAMAGKDAIVEMHGVLKTLAASLVKIANDIRWLGSGPRCGIGEIILPENEPGSSIMPGKVNPTQAEAMTMVCYQVFGNDVTINFAGASGNFELNVFMPVIAFNFLQSIRLLADACESFTDNCVVGIKPNLKNIKKNLENSLMLVTALNPIIGYDNAAKVAKKAHKEDKTLKEAAVELGLLTAEKFDEIVRPEKMIGPKK; encoded by the coding sequence ATGGAATTTAGAATTGAAACAGATAGCATGGGAGAAGTAAAAGTCCCTGTTGACAAATATTATGGTGCTCAGACTGCAAGGTCATTAATGAACTTTAAAATAGGCGGAGAAAGGTTTCCTTTTGAATTAATTCGAGCGTTAGCCATAGTTAAAAAAGCAGCAGCTCTTACTAACCAAGAATTAGGGACGTTATCTTCTGAAAAAGCCGAATTAATTGTAAAAGCTGCAGATGAAGTAATTGAAGGAAAATTAAATGACCATTTCCCGCTTGTTGTTTGGCAAACAGGCAGTGGAACTCAAACCAATATGAATGTTAATGAAGTAATTTCCAATCGTGCTATTGAAATGGCTGGCGGACAAATGGGAAGTAAAAAGCCTATTCATCCAAATGATGATGTTAACAAATCACAATCAACTAACGATGCTTTCCCAACAGCAATTCATATTGCAGCAGTGGAGGAGATTTTTCGGCGTTTAATACCAATGGTAACAAAGTTAAGAGATGCACTTGCAGTAAAAGCTGATGAATTTAAAGATATTATTAAAATTGGCCGAACACATTTAATGGATGCTACACCCCTTACTTTGGGGAATGAATTCTCTGGTTATGCACAACAGCTTACTAACGGTTTAGAAAGAATTAAAGATAGTTTAAAAAGACTGCTTGAAATTCCATTAGGCGGCACTGCCGTAGGAACGGGACTAAACACAGTAGGGGATTATGCTGAAAGGGTTGCAAAAAAGATTTCTGAATTAACTGGAAAAGAATTTAAAACTGCTCCCAATAAATTTGAGGCTATGGCAGGCAAAGATGCTATAGTTGAGATGCATGGTGTATTAAAAACTTTAGCAGCATCTTTAGTCAAAATTGCAAATGATATTAGGTGGCTCGGCTCAGGTCCTCGCTGCGGAATAGGCGAGATTATCTTGCCTGAGAATGAGCCGGGAAGTTCAATAATGCCCGGCAAAGTTAATCCAACTCAAGCAGAAGCAATGACAATGGTTTGTTATCAGGTTTTTGGTAACGATGTTACGATTAATTTTGCTGGAGCAAGTGGTAATTTTGAATTAAATGTTTTTATGCCTGTTATTGCATTTAATTTCTTACAGTCTATTAGATTGCTTGCTGATGCATGCGAAAGTTTTACGGATAATTGCGTTGTAGGAATAAAGCCGAATCTAAAGAACATAAAGAAGAACCTTGAGAATTCTTTAATGCTGGTTACAGCTTTAAATCCGATAATTGGTTATGATAATGCTGCAAAGGTGGCAAAAAAAGCACACAAAGAGGATAAGACATTAAAAGAAGCTGCTGTTGAACTTGGACTTTTAACAGCAGAAAAATTTGATGAAATTGTTAGACCAGAAAAAATGATTGGTCCTAAAAAATAA
- a CDS encoding inositol-3-phosphate synthase — protein sequence MKPNQIQKPEGKLGVLIVGLNGAVSTTFLAGVHSVRKGLAKPIGSLTQIGTIRIGKRSDNNFPLIKDFVPLASINDLVFGGWDIRDENCYEAAKYAKVLYDSDLNNVAEELKLLKPMKGVFDKNYVKRLNGNYVKEGNNKYELMMKLRDDIRKFKESNSCDRLVVIWSASTETYIPLSEVHQSKDAFIKGMQENHPDISPSMLYAYAAVSEGVPYVNGSPNLSSDIPAIVELANEMNVPLAGKDFKTGQTLVKTVIAPMLKARLLGLSGWFSTNILGNRDGEVLDDPGSFKTKEESKLSVIDSILQPSLYPDLYGNYFHKVRINYYPPRGDNKEGWDNIDIFGWLGYQMQLKINFLCRDSILAAPIVLDLVLFADLAQRSSMKGIQEWMSLFFKSPIHSPNVIPEHDLFIQMMKLKNTLRNLMNEPLITHLDSNGVQHIVEIPEFYD from the coding sequence ATGAAACCAAATCAAATTCAAAAGCCTGAAGGCAAATTAGGTGTTTTAATTGTAGGACTAAATGGAGCTGTATCAACTACTTTTTTGGCTGGGGTTCACTCAGTTAGAAAAGGATTAGCTAAACCAATAGGTTCATTGACTCAAATTGGTACTATCAGAATTGGGAAAAGATCTGATAATAACTTCCCCTTAATCAAAGATTTTGTTCCCTTAGCTTCAATTAATGACTTAGTATTTGGAGGCTGGGACATACGAGATGAAAATTGCTATGAGGCCGCAAAATATGCAAAGGTACTTTACGATTCAGACCTCAACAATGTAGCCGAAGAATTAAAATTATTGAAACCTATGAAAGGCGTTTTCGATAAAAACTATGTGAAGAGGTTAAATGGCAACTACGTAAAAGAAGGAAATAATAAATATGAACTAATGATGAAATTAAGAGATGACATTCGAAAATTTAAGGAATCAAATTCATGTGATAGGTTAGTAGTCATTTGGTCCGCTAGTACCGAAACTTACATTCCTCTTAGCGAAGTTCATCAAAGTAAAGATGCCTTTATTAAAGGAATGCAGGAGAATCACCCCGATATTTCACCAAGCATGCTTTATGCCTATGCCGCTGTATCTGAAGGTGTGCCGTATGTAAATGGCTCGCCTAATTTAAGTTCTGACATCCCAGCCATAGTTGAATTAGCAAATGAGATGAATGTACCGCTTGCAGGGAAAGATTTTAAAACAGGACAAACCCTAGTTAAGACAGTTATAGCCCCAATGTTAAAAGCTAGATTATTAGGATTAAGCGGATGGTTCTCAACAAACATCTTAGGTAATAGAGATGGTGAAGTCCTGGATGACCCCGGCTCATTTAAAACTAAAGAAGAAAGCAAGCTTTCTGTTATTGATTCAATATTACAACCAAGTTTGTATCCTGACTTATATGGCAACTATTTTCATAAAGTTAGAATAAATTATTATCCACCGCGAGGAGATAACAAAGAAGGATGGGATAATATTGATATTTTTGGATGGCTTGGATATCAGATGCAGTTAAAAATTAATTTCCTTTGCCGCGACTCTATTTTAGCGGCTCCTATTGTATTAGACTTGGTTTTATTTGCTGACCTTGCACAACGAAGCAGCATGAAAGGAATTCAAGAATGGATGTCGTTATTCTTCAAAAGTCCAATACATTCCCCTAATGTTATCCCAGAACACGATTTATTTATCCAAATGATGAAACTAAAAAATACATTACGAAATTTGATGAACGAACCTCTTATAACTCATCTAGATTCTAATGGAGTTCAACATATTGTTGAAATCCCGGAATTTTATGACTGA
- a CDS encoding HAD family hydrolase, producing the protein MKKAILFDYGGTLDTDGIHWFEKFYEAYHHFRVPIVKENLREAFVYAEKKCSLVIEREFGLRKTLKYKIEFQLEYLYKNFYLSNVYDFIIDEITEYCYLSVIKNVNASKIILESLSSTYKLGIISNYYGNLETELEELSLKKYFKVIIDSAVVGVRKPDLKIFEIAINQTNALPSETIVIGDSYEKDISPAKLLGCFTIWINNKGWSIPQETKDADLIIKTIMELPDALTKTN; encoded by the coding sequence ATGAAAAAAGCAATTCTGTTTGATTACGGTGGAACTTTGGACACCGATGGTATTCACTGGTTCGAAAAGTTTTACGAAGCTTACCATCATTTTCGTGTTCCTATTGTAAAAGAAAATTTAAGAGAAGCTTTTGTGTATGCAGAAAAAAAATGCTCTTTGGTAATAGAACGTGAATTCGGTCTAAGAAAAACTTTAAAATATAAAATCGAATTTCAGTTGGAATACCTATATAAGAATTTTTATTTATCAAACGTTTATGATTTTATTATAGATGAGATTACAGAATACTGTTACTTATCTGTAATTAAAAATGTAAATGCATCAAAAATAATTTTGGAGTCATTATCTTCAACTTACAAGCTGGGAATTATATCTAATTACTATGGAAATTTAGAGACCGAATTAGAAGAACTGTCACTGAAAAAATATTTTAAAGTTATCATTGACTCAGCCGTTGTGGGAGTAAGAAAGCCCGATTTAAAAATTTTTGAAATAGCAATCAATCAAACAAATGCTTTACCTTCTGAAACTATTGTAATTGGCGATTCATACGAAAAGGATATATCACCTGCCAAATTACTAGGCTGCTTTACAATTTGGATAAACAATAAAGGATGGTCAATACCACAAGAAACAAAAGATGCTGACCTAATAATTAAAACAATAATGGAGTTGCCAGATGCACTAACTAAGACAAATTAA
- a CDS encoding lysylphosphatidylglycerol synthase transmembrane domain-containing protein — protein sequence MNKKFRLILLLVGIGIFTYLVIDFGVENIIVNLHKTGWYFIPVITIWAFVYLFNSFAWKLIIGNNNNIPFHKIISITISGFALNYITPSIAVGGEPYRIAELKNLIGTSRAVSVTLLYTMIHILSSFLFWMIIILLALASLALSPITKIILISVLLLFSIVVYLIIMRHKKGIVNSLLNVTLKIPFVKKLTAPLSSKVTSIQKVDYYITELYLNRRRKFYQALSWEILARIIGSLENLFILKAIGIDITFPEALYISAVSTFIINLFFFMPMELGSREGGLALVLGTIKISSALGIYVGLVNRIRELFWILIGLILIALSGKKLNKELLKEIEYEKSNSV from the coding sequence ATGAATAAAAAATTCAGACTCATACTGCTCTTGGTTGGTATAGGCATTTTTACCTATTTAGTAATTGATTTTGGAGTAGAAAACATTATTGTCAATTTGCATAAAACTGGATGGTATTTCATTCCTGTCATCACTATTTGGGCTTTCGTATATTTATTTAACTCTTTTGCTTGGAAATTAATTATAGGTAACAACAACAATATACCCTTTCACAAAATAATATCTATAACCATCAGTGGATTTGCTCTCAACTATATAACTCCATCAATTGCCGTTGGTGGAGAACCATACCGAATAGCAGAACTAAAAAATCTAATTGGCACAAGCAGAGCAGTGTCTGTTACTTTACTTTATACAATGATTCATATTCTTTCTTCATTTCTTTTTTGGATGATTATAATTTTACTGGCCTTAGCTTCACTTGCTCTTTCTCCAATTACAAAAATTATTCTTATCTCTGTCCTTTTGCTTTTTTCCATTGTTGTATATTTAATTATAATGCGTCACAAAAAAGGAATTGTAAATTCATTATTAAACGTAACGTTAAAAATTCCTTTTGTAAAAAAATTAACAGCACCACTTTCAAGTAAAGTTACTTCAATACAAAAAGTAGATTACTATATAACAGAGCTTTATTTAAATCGAAGAAGAAAATTTTATCAGGCACTTTCATGGGAAATTTTAGCAAGAATAATCGGTTCACTTGAAAATCTTTTCATACTAAAAGCAATTGGAATAGACATCACCTTTCCTGAAGCCCTGTATATAAGTGCAGTTTCTACTTTTATCATAAACCTATTTTTCTTTATGCCCATGGAGTTAGGCTCAAGAGAAGGTGGATTAGCTTTAGTGCTGGGAACCATTAAAATCTCTTCAGCTCTCGGCATTTATGTTGGCTTAGTAAATAGAATACGTGAGCTGTTCTGGATTTTAATCGGTCTAATTTTAATTGCACTAAGCGGCAAAAAATTAAACAAAGAACTACTAAAAGAAATAGAATATGAAAAAAGCAATTCTGTTTGA
- a CDS encoding Gfo/Idh/MocA family protein: protein MFNGAIVGFGKIARTNHLSAFCSDKLKDKINITSVVEIDKDTREKSEKEFSHIKFYESLDEMYSKEKIDFIDITTPPNYHKEIINWAVEKKLHVICEKPFTISYEEANEVYRKIINSNIFFIPCHQYKYSPLWQEYKSFLKELEDKSKVLLQFNVFRAGADKGLNPTSSPWRLNKKISGGGILSDIGFHYLYLSTWLLGKPNKVTTINYNLAHNTFNVEDSSETILEFDKGVVQINLTWAYHSRLNEAKLISNNGSIFYYGNDHAIKIKNGKEEKIPVPNVSDKSNYTKLYEELFLDFITALEKKDYHKNGLTEAYYTTYLLDKCYESSSTRRTIALLNE from the coding sequence ATGTTTAATGGTGCAATTGTAGGATTCGGAAAAATAGCAAGGACTAATCATTTAAGTGCGTTTTGCTCTGATAAACTAAAGGATAAAATCAATATTACTTCAGTTGTAGAAATTGACAAAGACACAAGAGAAAAAAGCGAAAAAGAATTCAGTCACATAAAATTTTATGAATCGTTAGACGAAATGTACTCTAAAGAAAAAATTGATTTTATTGATATTACTACACCGCCAAACTATCATAAGGAAATAATAAACTGGGCGGTAGAAAAAAAACTCCATGTTATATGTGAAAAACCTTTCACAATTTCTTACGAAGAAGCGAATGAAGTTTATAGAAAAATTATCAATTCCAACATCTTTTTCATTCCATGCCATCAATATAAATACTCTCCTCTTTGGCAGGAATACAAATCTTTTTTAAAAGAATTAGAAGACAAATCCAAAGTACTTTTACAATTTAATGTCTTCAGGGCAGGGGCAGACAAGGGATTGAACCCAACTTCGTCCCCTTGGCGATTAAATAAAAAAATTAGCGGCGGAGGGATTTTAAGTGATATTGGCTTCCATTATTTATACTTATCCACATGGCTCTTAGGAAAACCCAATAAAGTTACAACAATTAATTACAATCTTGCCCACAATACTTTTAACGTAGAAGATAGTTCAGAAACTATTTTGGAATTTGATAAAGGTGTTGTCCAAATTAATCTCACTTGGGCTTATCATTCTCGATTGAACGAAGCTAAATTAATCTCTAATAATGGAAGCATTTTTTACTACGGAAACGACCACGCAATAAAAATTAAAAATGGTAAAGAAGAAAAAATTCCCGTGCCTAATGTTTCGGATAAGTCAAACTACACTAAACTTTACGAAGAGCTGTTTCTTGATTTTATAACCGCTTTAGAAAAAAAAGATTACCATAAAAATGGACTAACAGAGGCTTACTACACAACTTATTTATTAGATAAATGTTATGAATCTTCCAGTACAAGAAGAACAATTGCATTATTAAATGAATAA
- a CDS encoding CDP-alcohol phosphatidyltransferase family protein: protein MLLNKYKIESTYKSLDTEEFLDKIFYRRIGYGMAVISKAIGITPNTITLTSVFFGVIAGHLFFYRNIIINLIGVLLLITAEAMDGADGQLARLTNTYSRYGRIFDGFAGNLWFISIYLHMSARYVVEGGTANIFIIALISGISHSFQSAMADYYRIFYLYFTQNKNNDIDDINEVRESYAKLSWIKTPIKKLLLRVYINYLRQQHLLSKSVRKLYKHTIEYFNGQMPSWFVNEYRKYNKPMIKYQNILTTNTRMIVLFIALFWGNILHYFLFELIILNILLVYFVIKEEKIHSYLLSFTQNKTGTDHV, encoded by the coding sequence ATGTTGCTGAACAAATACAAAATTGAATCAACATATAAATCATTAGATACAGAAGAGTTCTTAGATAAAATTTTTTACCGCAGAATTGGTTATGGAATGGCAGTAATATCCAAAGCAATTGGTATCACTCCAAATACCATAACTCTAACTAGTGTATTTTTTGGCGTTATTGCTGGACATTTATTTTTTTACCGAAACATTATTATAAATTTAATCGGCGTACTCCTACTTATTACAGCTGAAGCGATGGACGGTGCAGATGGTCAATTAGCCCGGCTTACAAATACTTACTCACGTTACGGGAGAATATTCGATGGCTTCGCAGGCAATCTGTGGTTTATTAGCATTTACCTTCACATGTCAGCAAGATACGTAGTTGAAGGTGGAACAGCAAATATATTTATCATTGCTTTAATCTCTGGCATTAGCCATTCATTCCAAAGTGCAATGGCTGATTATTACAGAATATTTTATTTGTACTTCACTCAAAACAAAAATAATGATATTGACGATATTAATGAGGTTAGAGAATCTTATGCGAAACTAAGTTGGATTAAAACACCAATTAAAAAATTACTCTTAAGAGTATATATAAATTATTTGCGTCAACAGCATCTCCTATCAAAAAGTGTTAGAAAACTTTATAAGCATACAATCGAATATTTCAATGGACAAATGCCTTCCTGGTTCGTTAATGAGTACAGAAAATACAACAAACCAATGATAAAATACCAGAACATTTTGACTACTAATACTCGGATGATTGTTTTATTCATTGCATTATTTTGGGGAAATATTCTACACTATTTTCTTTTTGAGTTAATAATACTAAATATTCTGCTTGTTTACTTTGTAATTAAAGAAGAAAAAATCCACTCTTATCTGCTTAGTTTTACACAGAACAAAACAGGAACCGACCATGTTTAA
- a CDS encoding aspartate aminotransferase family protein, with protein sequence METTTTKFTKIITAIPGPKSLQLFNEEQNYIAPGIQTIATRSKIAIDKGEGCFVYDVDGNRYIDFFVGVGVASLGYNHPVYNKMMKEQLDHIHVGSFTSENRVKLTKLLSEIAVGDLKWSQFYSGGAEAVEAALRMAKSYTKKTEFIGFWNGFHGKTLGVLGLLGDNFKFELGPLPPGVYTTPYADCRHCEFNKTFPECNWECVKHIRKKIRHETTNDIAAIIVEPIQGTAGNVVPAPGFLKELRKLADEIGALLICDEMITGFGRTGKMFGIQHEDVIPDIITIGKGFGGGFPITGVMSRKEIIFAKPFGNPSGSSSSYGGNPLASTAAYATVKTIVEEGLVENSATVGAFMLEKFNEMKSRIPIIGDVRGKGLMIGIELVKEKDSKEKLDKKYTEMVFQECLKRGLIVMGYNADIRVYPPLIINKEIAEEGIQIMEEAFTYVAEQIQN encoded by the coding sequence ATGGAAACAACTACAACAAAATTTACAAAAATTATTACTGCTATTCCGGGTCCAAAATCATTGCAACTATTTAATGAGGAACAAAACTATATTGCTCCTGGAATACAAACCATAGCTACAAGATCTAAAATTGCCATTGACAAAGGTGAAGGTTGTTTTGTTTACGATGTAGACGGCAACAGATATATTGACTTCTTTGTGGGAGTGGGAGTTGCAAGTCTCGGATATAATCACCCAGTCTACAATAAAATGATGAAAGAGCAACTCGACCACATTCATGTAGGAAGCTTTACTTCGGAAAACAGGGTAAAATTAACTAAACTCTTATCTGAAATAGCAGTTGGTGATTTGAAATGGAGTCAGTTCTACAGCGGTGGGGCTGAGGCGGTTGAAGCTGCACTAAGAATGGCTAAATCTTATACAAAAAAAACAGAATTCATCGGATTTTGGAACGGATTTCACGGTAAAACCCTTGGCGTACTTGGTTTACTTGGCGATAATTTCAAATTTGAACTCGGTCCACTCCCACCAGGCGTATATACTACACCGTATGCAGATTGCAGACATTGCGAATTTAATAAGACTTTCCCTGAATGTAATTGGGAATGTGTTAAACATATTAGAAAAAAAATTCGTCATGAAACGACAAATGATATTGCAGCAATAATTGTAGAACCAATTCAAGGAACTGCAGGTAATGTTGTACCAGCACCTGGATTTTTAAAAGAATTAAGGAAATTAGCAGATGAAATTGGAGCACTATTAATATGCGATGAGATGATTACAGGGTTTGGCAGAACAGGAAAAATGTTCGGGATTCAGCATGAAGATGTTATACCGGATATTATAACAATTGGGAAAGGATTTGGTGGCGGCTTCCCTATTACTGGGGTTATGTCCCGCAAGGAAATAATCTTTGCTAAACCTTTTGGAAACCCCAGCGGAAGTTCTTCAAGTTATGGCGGCAATCCATTAGCATCTACCGCTGCTTATGCAACTGTTAAAACAATTGTTGAAGAAGGATTAGTTGAAAACTCAGCAACAGTTGGCGCTTTTATGCTTGAGAAGTTCAATGAGATGAAATCAAGAATTCCGATTATTGGTGATGTACGTGGTAAAGGATTAATGATTGGAATTGAATTGGTAAAAGAAAAAGATTCAAAAGAAAAACTTGATAAGAAATATACTGAAATGGTCTTTCAGGAATGCTTGAAACGTGGACTAATTGTAATGGGATATAACGCCGACATTCGCGTTTACCCGCCTTTAATTATTAATAAAGAAATTGCTGAAGAGGGAATCCAAATTATGGAGGAAGCTTTTACCTATGTTGCTGAACAAATACAAAATTGA